A stretch of Henckelia pumila isolate YLH828 chromosome 4, ASM3356847v2, whole genome shotgun sequence DNA encodes these proteins:
- the LOC140865297 gene encoding uncharacterized protein yields the protein MSHRKPLDCVIPTETFELDSGLSLVPRIKLNLTIHRADKSVHPIDEWKLKRSLSDYFKTSHSISVAEEDIKIHKYKDLKKRKREDPVARGSLFILDFGSFSKRGFGGLSEGDDVGDKFLEWRKGIVEKMDGMEINLEGVKFKLSVVLPLSDDFEGMKKEWEEVAAFGHSGYRMAERQQPDTLIMRGMPSRWFAEPRVSSKPSMLVSHTLLSAFGKIRNLDVAEDNDRAEDDVEDDGDLVSGLNCKIAVRFKGHTEFYNALKVLCGRSLVKQGSRLRADFEVIWDKNGFFQSSRSQVEDRRWMPVTGSRNDRNQAYGHGSQASRFISDDSRRKRFKE from the exons ATGAGCCACCGGAAACCACTCGACTGTGTCATCCCAACCGAGACCTTTGAGCTTGATTCCGGTCTCTCTTTAGTCCCTCGCATCAAACTCAATCTTACAATCCACCGTGCCGACAAATCCGTGCACCCTATCGACGAGTGGAAGCTTAAACGTTCCTTAAGCGATTACTTCAAAACCTCGCACTCAATCTCCGTGGCCGAAGAAGACATAAAAATACACAAGTACAAGGATTTAAAAAAGAGGAAGCGTGAAGATCCGGTGGCTCGTGggagtttatttattttggattttgggtCTTTTTCCAAGAGGGGTTTTGGAGGTTTGAGTGAAGGAGATGACGTGGGTGACAAATTTCTGGAGTGGAGAAAGGGCATTGTGGAGAAGATGGATGGAATGGAAATAAATTTGGAGGGGGTGAAGTTTAAGTTGAGTGTTGTGTTGCCTCTGTCTGATGATTTTGAAGGGATGAAGAAAGAGTGGGAGGAAGTTGCTGCCTTCGGACATTCGG GGTACCGAATGGCTGAGAGACAACAGCCCGATACCCTCATAATGAGAGGCATGCCATCAAGGTGGTTTGCTGAGCCGCGAGTTTCATCCAAACCTTCAATGCTAGTTAGTCATACACTTCTTTCGGCATTTGGAAAGATAAG GAATCTTGATGTTGCTGAAGACAATGATAGAGCTGAGGATGATGTTGAAGATGATGGTGACCTAGTCTCTGGCCTCAATTGTAAGATTGCTGTTCGGTTCAAGGGTCACACAGAGTTTTATAATGCTTTAAAGGTTTTATGTGGCCGCTCCTTAGTCAAG CAAGGATCACGCCTGAGGGCTGATTTTGAAGTAATTTGGGACAAGAATGGCTTCTTCCAAAGTTCAAGAAGCCAAGTAGAAGATAGAAGATGGATGCCAGTGACAGGATCAAGAAATGACAGAAATCAAGCATATGGACACGGGTCACAAGCCTCTCGGTTTATCTCTGATGATTCGCGGAGGAAACGCTTCAAG GAATGA